The genomic interval CATTGCCCTTTTATGTTCACAGTTGTTAGGCAATCCTCTGATCGGTTCTGTTTTACGATCGTTAATTGCACTTATGTTTTTATAACAAGCCTTTTGAGGTTACGTAGGCACTTCCCATATAAAGTTGAAACCAGTTGCTATATCAAtagaacataatatattttcgtTATCTCGGGTTGTTTAGCAATTTAAGATACTTAATGTTCAATGTAACTATTGTAGTATTTTGCATGAGTGCCGTGATTTTTATCTTCAAGTATCTGTACAAACCGTATAGGCATTGTTTGAAAAAGGTATATTAAATAAATCTCCATAAAAATGGCAATAAAAATGGCAATATGACTGCCTTATTTGTTTAATGTAAAATCATATTCCTACGTAACATATAAGTCCTTTACGCAGTGGTAGGCCACTGTAGCGATTTTAAACTTTCAGTAAATCCCTTTGAGCTTTGCCTCTAAAAGGTCTACTTGAAAGCATATTTCGTGTTTGAGTAACCGTAGAAGTTTCAAAGTAATGAAACATTCGTTACCGTGATTTATATTTCAAGGGTGTGTAAATTATTCAAACGGCTCTCGTAAATAAGCACGTCCACATCACAGTAACTACAGTTAGTCTGTAGAAGGTGAATGTAAAGTCTAGCTTGTATATTATTATCCCTCATTTGACATTCAGTGACGGGTAGCATTGCAGACTGAAGTGTGAAATATTTCTTCGACAAAACGCAATGAAAGCAAGCCTTAAAACCATATGGGATACGGATTGGCATTTCTTCTGGTTTTCAGATCATGGTCATTAGTGGTCTGGTTCATTCACTTCAATTCAATGTTTTCATCAATGATAAAACCCGCGATTTTGACATAAATACTTGTCTAACTCGGATAAAATCTTTTTATCACGTCATTACCAGGGTCCGATTTCATCCTAAAATATCAGTCTATGCCTAGTTGCCCTATTTCCTATACGTCCTAAAATATTTCTTCTAAAATCGATAAATCATAATAAAGTAGTATTTCCAATACATAAGTTTTTAAGTTAAATGTggataaattacaaaaaaccaAGTTCACTGTTGAGGATGTCCCGTCGTACGTGAGACGGAACTCCGCTTCCTTCATTTTCCACTCGGTTGGTTTCTGCTTGAACCCTTGCTTGCACGGCCGCGAGATCGCCATTGTTCAAAGGCATTACTCTTAAGCTATctatggatatttttttttatatagacaTTTATAGTTGAAGTAGCTATATTacttaactagatgatgcccgcgacttcgtccgcgtggattttgtttttgaaaatcccgtaggaactctttgattttccgggaacaaaattagcctatgcccttccccgggatggaagctatccctgtaccaaatttcatcataattggatgggttgtgaaaagctagcagacagacggacagacagacagatatatttcgtatttataatattagaatggataaAGTTGATACTTAACTagcatcatatttttgctagtAAGTATAACGATTATTATGCATGTTGAAggaaaaagaggagaggaagaccAAATAAAAGGTGGATGGATGGCGTGAAAGAAGTTATGCGTGTAAAAGGGGTGGAAAATGCTTTGACGTATATGACAGAAGTGAGTGGAAGAAAAAAACATGTTGTGACGACCCCACGTAGCGTAGGATAAGAGACAAGAGGAGAGAAGCATAAAGAATTTCTGAATTGGCGGTAGGTAGATTCTAAATTGATAGCGAGACATTTAGAAAATCTTTCAAAGATTTTGCGCATAATACTGTGCCAAAAGTTAGATATATTTTACGTTGTTACCTGCATGATTTTGacgaagatttatttcaatttctaaataagtaggtacacgacgattttatatttttctgtatAAGGACAACGGGACTTAAAATTATGCTGTATAATATTGGAGCAGTACAAGTCCTTCAATTTAATTGGCATGCTCAAGAGTCTAGAATTTAACGAAATGCTATTATTAGTATATGAGTAATATTCAGGTATATTTATATGGAACTTGGTGCTATTATAAAACGATTTGGGTGTGAAAACCGTTAGTAGTTAGTACGCTATAAAAGTATAAACACACAGTTGATGTTTCATTACCCATTGCTAAAACTGGCAGTCCGATTGGCATTTAGGTCGCACATGATTGTATTTAGACTAGTTTTCCAAATGCCTCCCCATGTTTATGAGAGTTGTTCTTATGCCTGGAGCTTATAGTTATAATTAACTAAGTATTCTCTATCTGACATCTGCCCAAAAGTTCAAAGACCCTACGTACGTATATGTACACATAGTCTTAGTTCGAAACGTTCTAAAACAATTAGTTTTAGTTTTGGTCTaactaaacaaattaaattttctGGGGATGCACGATTTGTCGTGTCCAATTTATaactaactagccgatgcccgcgacttcgcccgcgtggatttaggtttttgaaatttcgtgggaactctttgattttccgggataaaaatattagcacatagcttatgtgctaatccaggatattatctatcttcactccaaatttcagccaaatccgtccaatagtttttgcgtgaaggagtaacaaacatacacacacacacatacaaactttcgactttataatattagtgtgattttatgcataatagtataCTTTCTTACATTTAGCTACTCTTAAGTAGTTTCCTTATACCAGATAAACGATAGATGTTTTTGTCACAGCAAGGCATTAGTATCTAAAAATAGACATTATGTCGAGTGCCCCTACAGTATGTTCTTGTTAAGTCCCCTCTATGCGCCGGCGCATGTCGTGAGTGGAGCCCCTCGCACGTGCTTTATCACGGTTTTGTATCGGATGCAAATATGGTGTCAAAGataaaaacaaattgtttgATTTACGACTTTCAAAACGGATGTTGCTCTCGTgtttttactttaatttcagtaaataattacttacgtCCTTTTTCAATCTATCCTaactgtcgataagttacttacgtACTAGCAATGTTGTTTTtatgttatatgtatatttttttgtcatAAATTGTTAAACTAATAGttattcgataaaatttattcaCGTAAATGCGTTCTGCTTTAACATTTCATTCATACAAGTTTGAATATAATTTAAAAGTCAATGAATTCTGATTCAAATCGGCAGTGTGACGACAGTATTATCGGTTCTTCCTCGTAACGCTCGAAATTGGTGGTGTCTCCAGGATGCTTAAATTTAGGAATGTACGGAGGAGTCCACCGACAATTTAGTATAGCCTCCCATTCTACACCTTTAAACCACCTGTGGTTTTTGAAATCCATCACTCCATTTCTCATTACTCCAAAACGTTTGCTGATATCAACTTGTAGAGTGTTCCTAATGAGATCTCTCAAGTCTCCGTTAAAATTTGCCGGGCAACGATACTTCCCAGATACGATTTTCTCGTAAGTTTTCATTGGATCGTTGCCGTAAAAGGGAGGATAGCCTGCATTCATTTCAAATAACAAAACTCCGAAGGACCACCAGTCAACTGAGAAACCGTAACCTTTGCTTAAAATTAATTCTGGAGCCAAATATTCCGGCGTTCCACATAAAGTCCATGTCCGTCCGTGAACCACTTTGCAAAAGCCGAAGTCGGTAATTTTGAGGTACCCATTCTTATCGATCAATATATTTTCGGGTTTTAAATCTCGGTACACAAGATTACAGAAATGAAGATATTCTAACGCCAATATTACTTGGCTAGCATAGAATTTCGCTAGAGGTTCTTCGAACTTGCGCATTTTCCGAAGGTGTATAAACATTTCACCGCCAGGTACAAATGGCATGACGAAATAAATGTAACTGTtatctttaaaactacattCCATCGATACTGTAAAAGGGAATCTAATAGCTTCAAGAATTCGCTTTTCGTACAGTGTGTGTTCCACTTGTTTCATCTTTACTATCTTTTCTTTCTCCAAAACCTTCATTGCATAGTATTTGTTAGTTTTCGAATGTTTTAAAAGGACGACTCTGCCAAAAGCTCCGGTACCTAACGTTTTAACACGCTCTAGATCAGAGAAAATTATATTTGATTTTGGGTTGTTACACCATCGCTCATCGAATTCAATTTTGAGTTGCTCCAGGTATTTTCTGTACTGTTGCTGTTGTTGTACAGTATACCCGTCTCTGATTTCAGCAGACGTAGATTGATAAGCTTTATAAGACATTTCTTTGAATGTTCCATAGCTTTTACTCGGATTCATTTTAGTTTCGTTGTCAAATTGACATTCGCAATTGGTCCATTGCCAACTGGATTTTCGTGTTTGTGGAATGGCATGCTGACGATAATATTAGCAGAAAATTGCGATTTCCTTTTGCGTGTGTCGAGGGGCCGTTTGAATTCCCTTGCCAGCGGTATTTTCTGAGATCGAAAGTACGCGAGGGTATAAAGAAGTGCGGGGTGAAGGGTGAACGAACCAGCTGTGGGGAAGGGTGGTAGGATCAGCTGTTTGGGGTGACATGCCGCGCCGGCCGGTCGGCGTCCCGACTGCCGTATTGATCAGTCGGCACGTGGAACTTATTATACGTAGATACATTTCCCGAAACTTTTCCCCTTGCAATACCTCGCaagaaatcaataataatataatgatgtaTCCCGCCCGTCTCACATGTGAGAAGGACGAAATTGGAgctttttttagaaataaaaatagcggGTCAccagatgttaagtgattaccgccgctcatggacatttgcagcaccaaaggaaCAACCGATGCgtttgccggcctttcaggaatttgttggcccGCCATAACCCCATGTTCTAATCTAGTGGGAACTTCTACCGCCGATGGGATCTAAAATAAGTGTTTGTAACTAGTCTTGAACgatgaatatttaaaataattacatcgGGTGGGTTTATATGAAAGCTTCGCTTTTAAAATCCATTACAGAAGTCCTGTTTCTATAAATGTACTGAATACTTATCATATTCATCATACTGTATGCGTGCAGACACCGTTTGAAAGTGAAGGGCCCTTTGAACATTTACTACAACTTCAAATattgtttacattttatattgcaATTCCTATTACATTGCAACTTGCATAAAGCAATTACGATAACCAACTTGCTTATGTCGCCACTTCgactacaaaaattttaaacctCTATTTTATCCCCTCAGGATTTCAAGTTTTAAAagtcctttcttagcagatgtccaGTAGTTTGGGTTCTGCGTTaatagaccagtcagtcagtcagtcagtttttccatTTCTATATTTTAAGATAAAATTCGTTTAACATTTTTTATACCTCTTGGAAGGAATACTGTAGTTTCCCGAATCCCAAGAATAGCTAAGTCAAGATATCGTTGTGTGGTCAAcacgatttaaaataaatacctacttaattaattcgTTTACCTGCTTAGTATTTACTTACTTCgtggtaaaattgttttttcctGTTCACTCCAattcaaatattatattgtgacTTCGGCTTCGTAAGTTTGTTAGGTATATCGATTTAAACTCCTTGTAATTGGAAGAACCCAGAACTTAAAAAATTTTAGGTACTTCCTAGTCTTTGTAATTGTATTGAACCTTTGAGAATTAAACTAGAAATCCAGATAAAATCTGTCTTACTACTTTGTAATAGACACAAACACTTAGGTACCTCCATGAAAATATATTCGTTATCACATaaaattacactaatattataaaggcgaaagtttgtatgtgtgtgtgtgtgtgtgtgtgtgtgtgtgtgtgtgtgtgtgtgtgtgtgtgtgtgtgtgtgcgtgcgtgtgtgtgcgtgtgtgtgcgtgtgtgtgtgtatgtttgttactccttcacgcaaaaactactggatggattgggctgaaatttagaatggagatagattataccctggattagcacataggctactttttatcccggaaaatcaaagagttcctatgggatttcgaaaaacctacatccacgcggacgaagtcgcgggcatcctctagtattctaTAAATCGAagcttaaaataattattcttgATAAGAATTTCATCAAAAGAAATGGTTTATCTTTTCGGAAGATACTTACTGCGGAGTGGTGCCAATTGTCATAATAATTTCATGGAACGTAAACATATTCATTCGTTCTAGCGGTCGTTTGCCATCTGAAATTAGGTAGAGGCCtttaaatatttgttaaatTAAACTATTTCCTTGAACTTTGATATACCTTGACCGTATCTATAAGTTAGATGATTTATCGCAGAAGACGAGAGctgattttgattaattatatcTGTTCAGTATCAACTTCTAGTTACTGAAAAGTTTTCACTTGAAATAGTTCATTGAATAAGTgtttagaaaaatcttattttattattaaagttataTCTAGATCTAAATACTGATTGACTGAcggactgatctatcaacacacagctcaaactactagacggatggggctgaaatttggtatgcagatagctattatgacgtagacatacgCAAAGAAAGGACTTTTGATAATTCGacccttaagggggtaaaaaaGGGGTTAGAATTCGCTTGCATAAGCTAGTGTCTGAATATTTCCTAAGTTTAACACTAAACTAAACTGATACAGTACCGAGAAGCTAGAAaatctaagtatataaaatgcaAACTTACTGGGCAGAACATTCTAAAAGCTTAATGGATAGTGAGTTAAACATACCTAGACTTTGATTTCTCAATATCAAATTACTGAGTGCAAAGAAACGAATAACAATCATTGGCACACGAGGCATCCCATATAAAAAGTTGTTAAGACTACTGATGTGCGTCATAAAACCgttacatacacacacagaaGCATTAATgaatagatacataatataggaTGTTCATGTCACTAAGCTGGAACATATTGAGTGTAATGCTTGGTGACTCGTGAAATGATATAAAGCGAAATTTTTAGAatgattgtaatttgtatggtcCTTCAACCCAGATGTTATCTTTATTAGAATTCTCATCGTCATAGTTTTTATCtgaaagaatattttttgttagaGATGTGATAAGAGAAGATTATGCCAATgtgttgtaaattgtaaatgcTAATTCAAATCTTTATGGTTGTGAACagtaaaactaattaaatacaTTATGTCTAATATATGAATTGAGTTGCATTTAAATATGTTTTGATAAACGTGTTGTATCGTATTTTCTATTGCAATTGTGAATATTTCCAGTTTTTAAATAAGCACCTACTTAATTGATATTAAGTATTAATCAATGGCATTGGCTATTGCAAacaattttgtttcaatattaAAGCTGTACTCTACAtgattattttacatattacttaagtttaaattcaatatttggcTCTTTATTGAATGTACAACCGATTTTTTAATAAGCAATATCGTGCGTCAGAGTTGACTATGAGAATGCAGTTTTGGGATTGATTTCACTGTCATGAATAGTTTAGTGATGTATTGTACTAAATTCGGTCATCGCAATTTAGAACAGTTATTACTCAATGTTATTGTTCTTGTCTGCGTATGAATAGAATGGTCTGTGACCTCGTACAATATCTGCAATATATTATTCGGACACAGTTCACGAATATGaaacttttaacaaaacgtcgaggcttcacctcAATATGTAGCACATCAAATAGGTAGggtatgaaacgactaggtaggtatatttgatTGCAGGTGACCCCTAGCGTAATATTTTGActgatgtcgattcaggatcatagagtttcctcactctagttcactctgatttAGGTGACATGAAGCTCAATAACACAACTAATTTCATTAACCAAGAGAAActactttttaaacttttgcagTTGCAGAGGCGGTTAAAGTAACGTTACGGATCACGGTTATCGTTAAAGTTTCACTgtgaataaaagcaaaatgaGTTGAAAAATAAACCCTGAATTGGCACAAAACTTATGCAAAGTCAGGGTTTGTTTACTTGGACCAAAATATCTATTACCTTAATCAGGATTCAGGATGGTATGCATACTGATTTGTGAATCCCACTTTGCTTATTATTGGTGGCCAAAGTTCAATGGTATTCGTAACGTAATTTTAACAGCGTGTCATGTAACTGGACGTTAGAGAATGTAACGATTACGAACTCACAACGTCGTCGGTCAAGGTTGCGGAGGCCCGCAGTCCGCAATGGACTTGGCAACGGCTTCGACTGGCGCATTGATATCTCCTTGGAGACGATGCCGTAAGCTCCGTGTTATGTAAAGCGCAAGGATTGTGGAATCGTTTCCGCTACCAAATGGTTTTTACCTCGggaatattttttactgttacaTCATCATCTTAATGTAGTACATATccaatatcacactatcacactaatattataaaggcgaaagtttgtgtgtgtgtgtgtgtgtatgtttgttactccttcacgcaaaaactactggacggatttggctgaaatttggaatgaagatagataatatcctggattagcacataggctacattttatcccggaaaatgaaagagttcccacgggatttcgaaaaacctaaatccacgcgggcgaagtcgcgggcatcggctagttattaataagtTTTTAGAAACTGTGTCCAAAATTTCACGCTTCTTGAGTCCAGATGCACCAGTTTAGGATCTGAGATGTCTGAGTCAGTGTTACGAATTTTTTAGATCAGAGCACTATCGTCCTTTAACACAAACATTTAATATTACAGAACTATTATAGTACACTACACAGCTGGGAACATCATTCTTCTGAGATATTATATCATTatcttattagttattaccatACATATAacttttgtatgtaaattcatGACATTAAACGAAAGTGGCGCACTAAATCTCTTTCCGAGAATGTTTACTGGTTATTTTTAGGCAGTTTAAACATAGAGTAtctatagaataataatatctaatattattaatgttgcCCTTTCCACGTGCTTCATACATACTCtaaatattctattatttattgtt from Maniola jurtina chromosome 1, ilManJurt1.1, whole genome shotgun sequence carries:
- the LOC123869019 gene encoding cAMP-dependent protein kinase catalytic subunit 1-like, producing MNPSKSYGTFKEMSYKAYQSTSAEIRDGYTVQQQQQYRKYLEQLKIEFDERWCNNPKSNIIFSDLERVKTLGTGAFGRVVLLKHSKTNKYYAMKVLEKEKIVKMKQVEHTLYEKRILEAIRFPFTVSMECSFKDNSYIYFVMPFVPGGEMFIHLRKMRKFEEPLAKFYASQVILALEYLHFCNLVYRDLKPENILIDKNGYLKITDFGFCKVVHGRTWTLCGTPEYLAPELILSKGYGFSVDWWSFGVLLFEMNAGYPPFYGNDPMKTYEKIVSGKYRCPANFNGDLRDLIRNTLQVDISKRFGVMRNGVMDFKNHRWFKGVEWEAILNCRWTPPYIPKFKHPGDTTNFERYEEEPIILSSHCRFESEFIDF